GGCTATAGGAAAGATTCGGAAAATTACCCATAACGAGCACATTTTTGTCCCTTCTTGGATTTCGTAATTGATACAATATGGATTTTGTATTGTGTGCAACCCGACCGACTACGGAGGTGAATTTCCATGGCATAAACGTGAGCATTAACGAGTTATGCCAGAAATCGTTGCCTCCAATCTCGAAAGCAACGTTAGGTGCTGTTTTAAAGTTGAAGCGTTGAGCGGGATCTTTTGCACAGGCAGAAATTAGGCCATAAACATCGTACGTTGTGTAACCTCCGACGGCTAAGTTTTGAACGTTCCAATCAACTCCAAAATTCATCAATGTCAGATATTTATCCCAACCAAAATAACCATATAGTCCTTCGTTAACAAAGTCACCTAAGCTATCACCGTACATGGTGAGAAAGGTTTTATTGGGTTCGAAAGACTCCGGATTTGAAGTATCAAATTGCGTATTGCAATCTGTGGTCTCGATAAAATTCTTTACCGTATGTTGCGCATCAGGGAACAATATCGTAAAACTATTTTTATCTGAAAAAAGTGGTAGTGACCAAAAGAAAATAATCCCAAAAATAAAATTTGTATAATTCATTTTTTTAATCCTATTTCTTATTCATTACTTAATGCGGCGGGTCTTGGGCTACTGGCGTAGTAAAGGTAAATGTTCCTGAGCCGGCCGTTACTTTAAATTTAATAAAAAATCTAGAACGTGTTTGCCCTAAGGGTGGTGTTTTTAATCCTATATAAACATTTTCTAATTGACCAGGGAAGTTTGAATCCTGTCTTGCGCGATATTCGAATGCACTTAATCCACAATCTGGAGTTACTAATTGAATTTCTTGCCCAGGATTTTCTTGAAAACTAAATGTAAAATATTCAAATAGACTTCCTGGATTATATGCATTCAATCTTGCACGATTATCAAAAATAAATGTATCCCCTGCTTGCATAAATCGTGTATGAGTTCCTGGTTCTAAAATGGGGATCTGGTCGGTCGGTGGACAGAATTGATTGAAGTCGAGATTGGGAACTATAAAGAACAAAGAATACGTTAACAGAAAATTGTTATCCAATCCATTTGTTGTTCCTTTATTCGAATTTTCGAATTCTCCATTACAATGAACTGTGAATAAACAGATCAATCCGAGTAAACCAAGAATCCGTTTCATAACGAAGTGACGCCTCGTTTGATCAATTCTTCGTTTACCGTTTGCCGGATTGCGACTGCCTTCTCTCTCGACATGAGTAAGAAAGAAATTGGAATTCCGTTTGGCGTATTCCCATAATCCATCATAAATCGAATCATCACAAGACTGAGGGTGAAATTCTCGCGAACCTTGATGAGTTCGGGAACGGTCATCGTTTTGAGATCGCCCGCGATTCTTCCATAAAATGCGTCGGCCGCCTGACTTTCTGTTTGAAGGATCTGCTGTTCGGTTCCATACGTTGGCACCGGGTAGGATTCTCCTTTGAGTTCCGCTTCGACCTTCGCTTCCAACTCTGTGTCGCTTAACGGTCGATTGAATAGAACGTCTCTGGATGCCATTGAAGATTCTTTTACAAACTTCTGATCCAATTGACCGTTTTCGTTCATCATTTTAAGAGTCTCCTCGATTGCCTCCCTTTCGTTGTCTGAAATTGCAGGTAATGTCGCGAGAGGCGATCCCGGAGGTGGAGTCGGAATTCCGAGATCTGCGGGAGAATAAGGCGTTACCGCCGCGGTAAACAAGGACGGTAATTTTCCGGAATTCGGCTTGATACAAGCCGAGGAGAAGACTAAGAATATGAGTAAAATTATATATAATAAAAAAGAAATGGTATTTTTGGAGTTCGGTTTCATTTCGTTTCCTTAAAAGTTATGTGTGATTCCGAATTGGAAGGATGAGATTCCGGAAAGAGAGGCTCTTGAATCCGCCCAGTCGGAGAGGGATTTGATTTCTCTGCCGGGAATCCTCAGATCTTGATAGTGATCGTTTCGCCCGAAGCGAACATACGCCTTGATCGTCGTGAACGCAAAATAGCCAAGAGTGATTCCGGCTAACGTTTGATATCTTGTGTTTGCGTTTTGAAAGGCCGATTTCTCGTGTCCGTTGAATCCGGAATAAGAATTTTTGAGAGCGTTGTTTTGCTGTACCACGTCCGCGTAAGCCGCCGCGGTGAAAACTAAAAGCGCCGCTTTGATCCAGCGTGTATAAGAATCTTCCCATTGCCC
The sequence above is a segment of the Leptospira stimsonii genome. Coding sequences within it:
- a CDS encoding LIC_10705 family lipoprotein, whose amino-acid sequence is MKRILGLLGLICLFTVHCNGEFENSNKGTTNGLDNNFLLTYSLFFIVPNLDFNQFCPPTDQIPILEPGTHTRFMQAGDTFIFDNRARLNAYNPGSLFEYFTFSFQENPGQEIQLVTPDCGLSAFEYRARQDSNFPGQLENVYIGLKTPPLGQTRSRFFIKFKVTAGSGTFTFTTPVAQDPPH
- a CDS encoding LA_3478 family PerA/PerB upregulated protein is translated as MKPNSKNTISFLLYIILLIFLVFSSACIKPNSGKLPSLFTAAVTPYSPADLGIPTPPPGSPLATLPAISDNEREAIEETLKMMNENGQLDQKFVKESSMASRDVLFNRPLSDTELEAKVEAELKGESYPVPTYGTEQQILQTESQAADAFYGRIAGDLKTMTVPELIKVRENFTLSLVMIRFMMDYGNTPNGIPISFLLMSREKAVAIRQTVNEELIKRGVTSL